A genomic stretch from Cloacibacterium caeni includes:
- the lysS gene encoding lysine--tRNA ligase: MSLSEQEIIRREKLQKLTEMGINAFPADEYKITDTTKSIKNDFAEGKSVKIAGRLMSRRIQGKASFAELQDSEGRIQVYFNRDEICTGEDKTLYNEVYKHLLDIGDIIGIEGELFKTQVGEMTVMVKNFTLLTKALRPLPQPRTDENGVIHDAFNDPELRYRQRYVDLTVNPHVKEIFVKRTKLFNAMRDFFNNAGYFEVETPILQAIPGGAAARPFITHHNALDIPLYMRIANELYLKRLIVGGFDGVYEFSKNFRNEGMDRTHNPEFTAMEIYVAYKDYNWMMDFTEKLLEFCAVSVNGTSESQFGEHTINWKAPYPRVSMTEAIQKFTGFDITGKTEDELRDFAKSIGIEVDETMGKGKLIDEIFGEKCEGNFIQPTFITDYPIEMSPLTKKHRSKEGLTERFELMVCGKEIANAYSELNDPIDQRERFESQMALSERGDDEAMFIDQDFLRALEYGMPPTSGLGIGMDRLIMFLTNNASIQEVLFFPQMRPEKAVPKVELNEDDKVIIEILEKNGGEMSLAEVKTQSQFSGKKWDKTSKNLTKLNVVKVEKTDDDLLMKLV, encoded by the coding sequence ATGTCTTTATCAGAACAGGAAATCATCAGAAGAGAGAAATTACAGAAACTGACCGAAATGGGAATAAACGCATTCCCAGCAGATGAATATAAAATTACAGATACTACCAAGTCTATCAAGAACGATTTTGCTGAAGGGAAATCAGTGAAAATCGCAGGTAGATTAATGTCTAGAAGAATTCAAGGGAAGGCTTCTTTCGCAGAATTACAAGATTCTGAAGGCAGAATTCAGGTGTATTTTAATCGTGATGAAATCTGTACTGGCGAAGATAAAACACTTTATAATGAAGTCTACAAACATCTTTTAGATATTGGTGATATCATCGGTATTGAAGGAGAATTGTTCAAAACTCAAGTAGGAGAAATGACGGTAATGGTGAAAAACTTCACCTTATTAACCAAAGCACTTCGTCCGCTTCCGCAACCTAGAACTGATGAAAATGGAGTGATTCATGATGCTTTTAATGACCCAGAACTTAGATATAGACAGCGTTATGTAGATTTGACGGTGAATCCTCATGTTAAAGAAATTTTCGTAAAAAGAACTAAGTTGTTCAATGCGATGCGTGATTTTTTCAATAATGCCGGTTATTTCGAGGTAGAAACGCCTATTTTACAGGCAATTCCTGGTGGAGCTGCTGCAAGACCTTTCATTACGCATCATAATGCACTAGATATTCCATTGTACATGAGAATTGCAAACGAATTATATCTGAAAAGATTAATCGTAGGTGGTTTTGATGGGGTTTATGAATTTTCTAAAAATTTCCGTAACGAAGGAATGGACAGAACCCACAATCCAGAGTTTACCGCGATGGAAATTTATGTGGCGTACAAAGATTACAACTGGATGATGGATTTCACTGAGAAATTATTAGAATTCTGTGCGGTTTCTGTTAACGGAACTTCAGAATCTCAGTTTGGTGAACATACCATCAATTGGAAAGCTCCATATCCAAGAGTCTCGATGACGGAAGCGATTCAGAAATTCACAGGTTTTGATATCACAGGAAAAACTGAAGATGAATTGCGCGATTTTGCCAAATCTATCGGAATTGAAGTAGATGAAACGATGGGTAAAGGAAAATTAATTGATGAAATTTTCGGCGAAAAATGCGAAGGAAACTTCATTCAGCCGACTTTCATTACCGATTATCCAATCGAAATGTCGCCTTTAACCAAAAAACACAGAAGCAAAGAAGGGCTTACCGAACGTTTTGAATTAATGGTTTGTGGTAAAGAAATTGCCAATGCTTATTCAGAGTTGAATGATCCAATTGACCAAAGAGAACGTTTTGAGTCTCAAATGGCGCTTTCTGAGCGTGGTGATGACGAGGCGATGTTCATAGACCAAGATTTCTTAAGAGCGTTAGAATATGGTATGCCGCCAACTTCTGGTTTGGGAATTGGTATGGATAGATTAATCATGTTCTTAACCAATAATGCATCTATTCAAGAAGTATTGTTCTTCCCGCAAATGAGACCAGAAAAAGCGGTTCCAAAAGTAGAATTGAATGAAGATGATAAAGTTATCATCGAAATTTTAGAAAAAAATGGAGGTGAAATGAGTTTAGCTGAGGTAAAAACGCAATCTCAATTTTCAGGAAAAAAATGGGACAAAACCTCTAAAAACCTTACCAAACTAAACGTGGTGAAGGTAGAGAAAACAGATGATGATTTATTGATGAAATTGGTATAA
- the gyrB gene encoding DNA topoisomerase (ATP-hydrolyzing) subunit B, whose protein sequence is MSQKQYTADSIQALEGIEHVRLRPSMYIGDVGVRGLHHLVYEVVDNSIDEALAGHCDTIAVTIHEGDGISVKDNGRGIPVDFHQKEQKSALEVVMTKIGAGGKFDKDSYKVSGGLHGVGVSCVNALSTSLIATVSRNGKLYQQKYSQGKALADVQEIGTSTSTGTEVFFQPDGSIFQELVYNYDTLAARLRELAFLNKGITITLTDERRKNEDGSFPTETFHSEGGLKEFVAYIDGNRESIMEHVIFMEGERDDIPVEVAMRYNTSFNENLHSYVNNINTHEGGTHLAGFRRALTRTLKKYADELGLPAKEKVEITGDDFREGLTAIISVKVMEPQFEGQTKTKLGNSEVSGAVDKIVGEMLTNFLEENPNEAKLIVQKVVLAAKARQAAKKAREMVQRKSPMGGSGLPGKLSDCSSKDPEISEIFLVEGDSAGGTAKQGRDRHFQAILPLRGKILNVEKSMLHKVYDNDEIKNIYTALGVSVGTEEDSKALNLAKLRYHKIVIMTDADIDGSHISTLILTFFFRYMKELIEQGYIYIAQPPLYLLKKGNKKVYAYNEKEREAKTLEMAPDGKGVEVQRYKGLGEMNPEQLWETTLNPENRILKQVTIESLAEADNVFSMLMGDEVPPRREFIEKNAIYANIDA, encoded by the coding sequence ATGAGTCAAAAACAATATACAGCAGACAGTATTCAGGCATTAGAAGGAATAGAACACGTACGTCTTAGACCTTCTATGTACATTGGTGATGTAGGTGTTAGAGGTTTGCATCACTTGGTTTATGAGGTAGTTGATAACTCTATTGACGAAGCTTTGGCGGGTCATTGTGATACCATTGCAGTAACCATTCACGAAGGAGACGGAATTTCTGTAAAAGATAATGGTAGAGGTATTCCTGTAGACTTTCACCAAAAAGAACAAAAATCTGCGCTAGAAGTAGTAATGACCAAAATTGGTGCAGGTGGTAAGTTTGACAAAGATTCTTACAAAGTTTCTGGTGGTCTTCACGGAGTTGGGGTTTCTTGTGTGAACGCACTTTCTACTTCACTTATCGCTACTGTTTCTAGAAACGGAAAATTATACCAACAAAAATATTCTCAAGGAAAAGCATTAGCGGATGTACAAGAAATAGGAACTTCTACTTCTACAGGAACCGAAGTTTTCTTTCAACCAGATGGAAGCATTTTTCAAGAATTGGTGTACAATTATGATACTTTAGCTGCTAGATTAAGAGAATTGGCGTTCCTAAACAAAGGAATTACCATTACTTTAACAGACGAAAGAAGAAAAAATGAAGATGGAAGTTTCCCAACTGAAACATTCCATTCAGAAGGTGGTCTTAAAGAATTTGTTGCCTACATTGACGGAAACCGTGAATCAATCATGGAACACGTAATCTTCATGGAAGGTGAGCGTGATGATATTCCGGTAGAAGTAGCGATGCGTTACAATACTTCATTCAACGAGAATTTACACTCTTACGTAAATAATATCAATACGCACGAAGGTGGAACGCATTTAGCAGGTTTCAGAAGAGCTTTAACGAGAACTCTAAAGAAATATGCGGATGAACTAGGTCTTCCTGCAAAAGAAAAAGTAGAAATTACGGGTGATGACTTTAGAGAAGGTCTTACCGCGATTATTTCTGTAAAAGTGATGGAGCCTCAGTTCGAAGGGCAAACCAAAACCAAATTAGGAAACTCAGAAGTTTCTGGTGCAGTAGATAAAATTGTAGGCGAAATGCTTACTAATTTCTTAGAAGAAAACCCTAATGAAGCGAAGCTAATCGTACAAAAAGTAGTTCTAGCTGCAAAAGCTAGACAAGCTGCGAAAAAAGCTCGTGAAATGGTTCAGAGAAAATCTCCAATGGGAGGTTCTGGTTTACCAGGGAAACTATCTGACTGTTCTTCTAAAGATCCTGAAATTTCAGAAATATTCTTAGTAGAGGGAGATTCAGCAGGTGGAACTGCTAAACAAGGTAGAGATAGACATTTCCAAGCGATTCTTCCATTGAGAGGTAAAATCTTGAACGTAGAAAAATCGATGCTCCACAAAGTTTATGATAATGACGAAATCAAGAATATTTACACCGCTCTTGGTGTTTCTGTAGGAACTGAAGAAGATTCTAAAGCTTTGAATTTGGCAAAACTAAGATATCACAAAATCGTAATCATGACCGATGCTGATATTGATGGTTCTCACATTTCTACGTTGATTCTTACATTCTTCTTTAGATATATGAAAGAATTGATCGAACAAGGATACATTTACATTGCACAACCTCCTTTATATTTATTGAAAAAAGGAAACAAGAAAGTGTATGCTTACAACGAGAAAGAAAGAGAAGCAAAAACATTGGAAATGGCTCCAGATGGAAAAGGAGTAGAAGTACAGCGTTACAAAGGTCTTGGGGAAATGAACCCAGAACAGTTATGGGAAACGACTTTAAATCCGGAAAACAGAATTTTAAAACAGGTAACCATAGAAAGCCTTGCAGAAGCAGATAACGTATTCTCTATGTTAATGGGCGACGAAGTGCCACCAAGAAGAGAATTCATCGAGAAGAATGCAATCTATGCAAATATTGACGCTTAA
- a CDS encoding RsiV family protein → MKTIFLALATAFVLFSCSPKTTGNKGIIPENANELASENLPFAIDSLQLQDSIAVAKTLKLRTSSTILLFPTLHNKTLLDSIYSPSGIKLETYSKEKLLKELVNQKEAYFSQGQEDSLEFQSGYEQTWEENSYMNVFANKNDILTLAYESDGFSGGAHGYYGITYKNFDLKNNKTIQLSDVFMDINKIDWNKILMKNFKNSDQKEMLLVDKIPVNNNFYFDFQNITFVYNQYEITAYAAGVVEISIPFSELKPYLKPEFISRNNIK, encoded by the coding sequence ATGAAAACCATTTTTCTAGCTTTAGCTACTGCTTTCGTACTTTTTTCTTGTAGCCCAAAAACCACAGGAAATAAAGGGATAATTCCAGAAAATGCCAATGAATTAGCCTCAGAAAATTTGCCTTTTGCGATAGATTCTCTTCAATTGCAAGACTCTATTGCTGTAGCAAAAACTTTGAAATTAAGAACTTCTTCTACCATTTTGTTATTTCCTACACTTCATAATAAAACTTTATTAGACAGTATTTATAGTCCATCTGGAATCAAATTAGAGACATATTCTAAAGAAAAATTGCTGAAAGAATTGGTAAATCAAAAAGAAGCTTATTTTTCTCAAGGCCAAGAAGATTCTTTAGAATTTCAATCAGGTTACGAACAAACTTGGGAAGAAAACTCTTACATGAATGTTTTTGCAAATAAAAATGACATTTTAACTTTGGCGTATGAAAGTGATGGCTTTTCTGGTGGAGCTCATGGTTATTACGGAATTACGTATAAAAATTTTGATTTAAAAAATAATAAAACCATTCAGCTTTCTGATGTTTTTATGGATATCAATAAAATAGATTGGAATAAAATTTTAATGAAAAATTTTAAAAATTCAGACCAAAAAGAAATGCTTTTAGTTGATAAAATTCCTGTAAATAACAATTTCTATTTTGATTTCCAAAACATCACTTTTGTGTACAATCAATACGAAATTACAGCTTATGCAGCAGGAGTAGTAGAAATTTCTATTCCGTTTTCTGAGTTGAAACCTTATTTAAAACCAGAATTTATTTCGAGGAATAACATTAAATAA
- a CDS encoding IS4 family transposase produces MDSKLTLFSQIISKIDRGIFKKIVIEKKTDYRNKGFDSWNHLVSMLFCHFAKSTSVRDISNGLRSATGNLNHLGIKTAPSKSSISYQNGKRDADLFKDVYFKLLEQLGQHTKERRIKLKIKVPVYLLDSTLISLCLSLFDWATYRTKKGAVKMHTLLEYDGKLPVYVNITKGSVADNKGAENIPLEKGAVIVADRFYNDFPMLSIWDSKGVFFVIRHKENLKFETLQERELPPKGAQSILKDEEIVLSNPLSKEKYPKKLRRVAIWDNENKQTIEMISNNFSWAASTIAELYKQRWQIEIFFRDIKQLLHIKTFIGTSENAVKIQIWTALITILILKYLKSIAKYNWQLSNLVAFIRLNIFVKINLQFWLDKPFEQPPETPKNYYQGVLF; encoded by the coding sequence ATGGATTCAAAATTAACATTATTTTCCCAAATCATTTCAAAAATAGACCGAGGGATTTTCAAAAAAATAGTAATTGAGAAGAAAACCGATTACCGAAATAAAGGATTTGATAGTTGGAACCACTTAGTTTCTATGCTTTTCTGTCATTTTGCCAAAAGCACTTCGGTTCGGGACATTTCCAACGGGCTTCGCAGTGCCACAGGAAACCTGAATCATTTAGGGATAAAAACAGCACCTTCCAAATCTTCTATTAGCTACCAGAATGGAAAACGAGATGCAGATTTGTTTAAAGACGTGTATTTCAAACTATTAGAACAATTAGGACAGCACACGAAAGAAAGACGGATAAAACTCAAAATAAAAGTTCCTGTCTATTTATTAGATTCTACCCTTATTTCTCTATGCCTGTCTTTGTTCGATTGGGCAACATATCGAACTAAAAAAGGAGCCGTGAAAATGCATACCTTACTTGAATATGACGGGAAACTTCCTGTTTATGTGAATATTACCAAAGGAAGTGTTGCTGATAACAAGGGAGCGGAAAACATTCCTTTGGAAAAGGGAGCAGTCATTGTTGCAGACCGATTCTATAACGATTTTCCAATGCTCTCTATTTGGGACAGCAAAGGTGTTTTCTTCGTAATAAGACATAAAGAAAATCTGAAATTTGAAACTTTACAGGAACGAGAACTTCCACCAAAAGGAGCTCAAAGCATCCTAAAAGACGAAGAAATAGTACTCTCAAATCCTTTATCCAAAGAAAAATATCCAAAAAAATTAAGAAGAGTGGCTATTTGGGATAATGAAAACAAGCAAACCATTGAAATGATTTCCAATAATTTCTCTTGGGCTGCTTCTACCATAGCAGAATTATACAAGCAAAGATGGCAAATTGAGATCTTTTTTAGAGATATCAAGCAGTTGCTTCACATCAAAACCTTCATTGGAACTTCTGAAAATGCAGTGAAAATCCAAATCTGGACGGCACTTATCACTATTCTCATTCTGAAATACCTGAAATCCATCGCTAAATATAATTGGCAATTATCAAATCTGGTAGCTTTTATCCGATTGAATATTTTTGTTAAAATTAATCTTCAATTTTGGCTCGACAAACCATTTGAGCAACCGCCTGAAACCCCCAAAAACTATTATCAAGGGGTTCTTTTTTGA
- a CDS encoding diacylglycerol/lipid kinase family protein: MQNVAFIINPFSAKKNYQPFLNSLKAKVENPLYLISKSIQDTEDFIKENFEKIEVFVAIGGDGTISTVAKNLIHTDKILGIFPAGSGNGFSNETKFSKNLDELLAKIQKKNFKEIDTFTVNERFSINVAGVGFDGAVIEAFEKTSRGFKNYIKTSIQTFFKYQPISIKFEEKYKKFDGKYLMLNVANTRQFGNNAYIAPHASKSDGLLEIALVKKFPFTHSGVFAYRMFTKKLVPNQYIHYLSVPEIEFSVNSDLWHLDGEFNQISSPVKVKVLPKSLRILV, translated from the coding sequence ATGCAAAACGTAGCATTTATCATCAATCCTTTTTCTGCCAAGAAAAACTATCAGCCTTTTCTTAATTCTTTAAAAGCAAAGGTTGAAAATCCGTTGTATTTGATTTCTAAATCCATTCAAGATACTGAAGATTTCATCAAAGAGAATTTTGAAAAAATAGAGGTTTTCGTTGCTATTGGTGGTGACGGAACCATTTCTACGGTTGCGAAAAATTTAATTCACACGGATAAAATTCTAGGGATTTTCCCAGCAGGAAGCGGTAACGGTTTTTCGAATGAAACCAAGTTTTCTAAAAATTTAGACGAACTTTTAGCGAAAATCCAAAAGAAAAATTTTAAAGAAATTGATACGTTTACAGTAAACGAAAGATTTTCGATTAATGTAGCTGGAGTAGGTTTTGACGGCGCTGTAATCGAAGCTTTTGAGAAGACTTCCAGAGGTTTTAAAAACTACATCAAAACTTCTATTCAGACTTTTTTTAAATACCAACCAATTTCCATCAAATTCGAAGAAAAATATAAAAAATTTGACGGAAAATACTTGATGCTAAACGTTGCAAACACGCGCCAATTCGGGAATAACGCCTACATTGCTCCTCATGCAAGTAAAAGTGATGGTTTGTTAGAAATTGCTTTGGTAAAGAAGTTTCCTTTCACGCATTCTGGCGTTTTTGCCTACAGAATGTTTACCAAAAAATTGGTTCCCAATCAGTACATTCATTATTTGTCAGTTCCAGAAATTGAGTTTTCAGTCAATTCAGATTTGTGGCATCTCGACGGCGAATTTAACCAAATTTCTTCTCCAGTTAAAGTAAAAGTGCTCCCAAAAAGTTTAAGAATTTTAGTCTAA
- a CDS encoding cryptochrome/photolyase family protein, whose product MNKISIFWFRRDLRLKDNHGLFQALESGKKVLPIFIFDEDILDLLENKSDKRVDFIVQALQTLNSFLKSKNKGIKIFKGKPLEIYKKLTENYEIEAVYSNEDYEPYAIKRDQEIANFLTSKNIAFHPFKDQVIFHKDEIVKADKKPYTVYTPYSKLWLNEFQKVDLQGFPSEKKLDNLLDITFEELKIEDIGFQKTDLAFEVPEADLHIIKTYEETRNFPAVKGTTQLGVHLRFGTISVRKLAKIAKENNLTFLKELIWREFFMQILYHFPKVVNYSFKAKYNTIPWENNPEFLEKWKAGKTGFPIVDAGMRELNATGFMHNRVRMITASFLIKHLLTDWRIGEAYFAEKLMDYDLSANNGNWQWCASSGCDAAPYFRIFNPDEQQKKFDPDFKYIKKWIPEFGTKYYPKPIVEHKKAREKVLKVYKEALDNLD is encoded by the coding sequence ATGAATAAAATATCTATTTTTTGGTTCAGAAGAGACCTTCGTTTAAAAGACAATCACGGATTATTTCAAGCATTAGAATCGGGAAAAAAGGTGCTACCGATTTTTATTTTTGACGAAGATATTTTAGATTTATTAGAAAATAAGTCGGATAAGAGAGTTGATTTCATTGTACAAGCTTTGCAAACCTTAAATTCTTTTCTAAAATCAAAGAACAAAGGCATCAAAATCTTCAAAGGAAAACCTCTTGAAATCTATAAAAAACTCACTGAAAACTATGAAATAGAAGCCGTTTATAGCAATGAAGATTATGAACCTTACGCAATAAAAAGAGACCAAGAAATTGCCAATTTTTTGACTTCAAAAAATATCGCTTTTCACCCATTTAAAGACCAAGTTATATTTCACAAAGACGAAATTGTAAAAGCGGATAAAAAACCTTATACGGTTTATACTCCTTATTCAAAACTTTGGCTCAATGAATTTCAAAAAGTTGATTTACAGGGATTTCCATCAGAAAAAAAACTAGACAATTTACTAGATATTACTTTTGAAGAACTTAAAATAGAAGATATTGGCTTTCAAAAAACAGATTTAGCATTTGAAGTTCCAGAAGCAGACCTTCATATCATCAAAACTTACGAAGAAACTCGAAATTTCCCAGCGGTAAAAGGAACTACACAATTAGGCGTTCATCTTCGATTTGGAACCATTAGTGTGAGAAAATTAGCCAAAATTGCTAAAGAAAATAACCTTACCTTCCTAAAAGAATTGATTTGGAGAGAATTTTTCATGCAAATTCTATATCATTTTCCGAAAGTGGTCAATTATTCTTTCAAAGCAAAATATAATACAATTCCATGGGAAAATAATCCTGAATTTCTAGAAAAATGGAAAGCAGGAAAAACAGGATTTCCTATTGTAGATGCGGGAATGCGTGAACTGAACGCTACTGGTTTTATGCACAACAGAGTGAGAATGATTACCGCGAGTTTCCTCATTAAACATTTGCTTACTGATTGGCGAATTGGCGAAGCGTATTTTGCGGAAAAATTAATGGATTACGATTTAAGTGCGAATAATGGAAACTGGCAATGGTGTGCAAGTTCTGGTTGTGATGCCGCTCCTTATTTTAGAATTTTCAACCCAGATGAACAACAGAAAAAATTCGATCCAGATTTTAAATATATTAAAAAGTGGATTCCCGAATTTGGAACAAAATACTATCCAAAACCTATTGTAGAGCATAAAAAAGCCAGAGAAAAAGTACTAAAAGTGTACAAAGAAGCTTTAGATAATTTAGACTAA
- a CDS encoding MarR family winged helix-turn-helix transcriptional regulator, translated as METSFLINLLLEVQEYEHSKSFKNHAMIEDFRIWLNEKKYTTESPTKLFKNENHEVSFTENEICKQVLLLGRFSKQMIRKGLSDFPTLANEEFTYLYRLKDEPSLTKMQLIERNGHEKQTGIQIIKRLLDDGLIQETVDENDKRAKRLTLTKKGEEAFHQSVEKVNTTSKILSANLKIDEKTKLLELLKKVNDFHYTLYTEYKNSEIKELLHLIE; from the coding sequence ATGGAAACCAGTTTTTTAATTAATCTCCTTTTAGAAGTTCAGGAATACGAACATTCTAAATCGTTTAAAAATCATGCTATGATAGAAGATTTCAGAATTTGGCTCAACGAAAAAAAATATACTACAGAAAGTCCGACCAAACTTTTTAAAAATGAAAACCATGAAGTAAGTTTCACCGAAAATGAAATTTGCAAACAGGTTTTGCTTTTGGGCAGATTTTCTAAACAAATGATTCGCAAAGGTTTAAGCGATTTTCCGACTTTAGCAAATGAAGAATTTACTTACCTCTACAGACTCAAAGACGAGCCTTCTTTGACCAAAATGCAACTCATCGAAAGAAACGGTCACGAAAAACAAACAGGAATTCAAATCATCAAAAGACTTTTAGACGATGGTTTGATTCAAGAAACCGTGGATGAAAATGACAAACGTGCCAAAAGATTAACTTTGACCAAAAAAGGAGAAGAAGCCTTCCATCAATCGGTAGAAAAAGTCAATACCACTTCTAAAATTCTTTCGGCAAATCTTAAAATTGATGAAAAAACAAAATTGCTGGAATTACTGAAAAAAGTAAACGATTTTCATTACACTTTGTACACAGAATACAAAAATTCTGAGATTAAAGAACTCCTTCATTTGATAGAATAA
- a CDS encoding SDR family NAD(P)-dependent oxidoreductase has protein sequence MKNIVIIGCGSGIGLATAKQLQNEAQIIGISRTETPELKNIKLHFYQKDILTDSLDDVSFPEKIDGLVYAPGSINLKPFGRLSDEDFKKDFEINVLGAIKIIQKLLPNLKKSESASVVLFSTVAAKLGMPFHSSIAASKSAVEGLVKSLAAEFSLQKIRFNAIAPSLSDTNLATALLASPEKREAAAKRHPLQKIGNPEEIAKMVVFLLSDSSSWITGQIFGIDGGMSTIKL, from the coding sequence ATGAAAAATATAGTCATCATCGGTTGTGGAAGCGGAATAGGTTTAGCCACCGCAAAGCAATTACAAAACGAAGCGCAAATCATCGGAATTTCTAGAACAGAAACTCCAGAATTAAAAAATATAAAACTTCATTTTTATCAAAAAGACATTCTAACGGACAGTTTAGATGATGTTTCTTTTCCTGAAAAAATTGATGGATTGGTCTATGCACCAGGAAGCATTAATCTGAAACCTTTCGGAAGATTATCTGACGAAGATTTCAAAAAAGATTTCGAAATTAATGTTTTGGGTGCTATTAAAATCATTCAGAAATTATTGCCTAATCTTAAAAAATCTGAAAGTGCAAGTGTGGTTTTATTCAGCACCGTTGCAGCAAAATTAGGCATGCCTTTTCACTCTTCTATCGCCGCAAGTAAAAGCGCTGTAGAAGGCTTGGTAAAAAGTTTAGCCGCTGAATTTTCGCTACAAAAAATAAGATTTAACGCCATTGCACCATCACTTTCAGACACCAATTTAGCCACTGCTTTATTGGCATCACCAGAGAAAAGAGAAGCAGCTGCGAAGAGACATCCGCTACAGAAAATAGGAAATCCTGAAGAAATTGCAAAAATGGTTGTATTTTTACTTTCTGATTCTTCTTCTTGGATTACCGGACAGATTTTTGGCATTGACGGAGGAATGAGTACTATTAAATTATAA
- a CDS encoding TIGR03643 family protein produces MKKNFSIEQIDRIIEMAWEDRTPFEAITFQFGISEAETIAIMRTELKRSSFNLWRKRVNSGISQKHLKKRNSEIERFKCTRQKTISLNKISKR; encoded by the coding sequence ATGAAAAAAAATTTCAGTATAGAACAAATCGACAGAATTATAGAAATGGCTTGGGAAGACAGAACACCATTTGAAGCTATCACTTTTCAGTTTGGAATTTCTGAAGCCGAAACCATCGCTATTATGAGAACTGAACTGAAAAGAAGTTCTTTCAATCTTTGGAGAAAAAGAGTGAATTCTGGCATCAGTCAAAAACATCTCAAAAAAAGAAATTCAGAAATTGAAAGATTTAAATGTACCAGACAGAAAACTATAAGTTTAAATAAAATATCAAAGAGATAA